The Haploplasma axanthum region TACAAATCAATTTGAAAGATGACGTCAATACTCAAACATTACTTTTAGGACTTTCTGCAACTGATGCAGTTGATGGAAATCTAACAAGTTCGATTAAAATTGTTGAAAATAATATAGTAAACAAACTAGGTAAATACATTGTTAAATATGAAGTATCTGATGAAGCAGGAAATATTGCTGAGTATCAAAGAATATGAAGTTATTACTTTAGAAAGTCCCAAATATTGGATTAGCCAAAATATTTTATCAGTTGAAGACATCAACAAAATGACAGTAGATCAACTTGCTAGAATATATGCGAATTATGAAAAATATTGAAATGAAGTCTTTCGAAGTAATTACTAATGAATATTTAAACAATGAAGAAACTCCAGGACAATATTTATTGTCAATGAAAATCGTTGACAC contains the following coding sequences:
- a CDS encoding immunoglobulin-like domain-containing protein: MQHDYVQGAVGTYEFTMQAVDKAGNRNTHYYKVIIQDDVLPVITDENNGKIQINLKDDVNTQTLLLGLSATDAVDGNLTSSIKIVENNIVNKLGKYIVKYEVSDEAGNIAEYQRI